From Pagrus major chromosome 9, Pma_NU_1.0, the proteins below share one genomic window:
- the col4a2 gene encoding uncharacterized protein col4a2, giving the protein MSETMQGQHNTTLSSLRLLLLCVSIAILASGVHGGGKKHSGPCGGRDCSGGCQCFPEKGARGLPGPLGPQGPHGPPGRAGDPGIQGPKGEKGDHGRGGIIGPKGSVGMTGVPGFSGNDGIPGHPGQAGPRGKPGADGCNGTHGDSGSPGQHGYNGSPGFPGQPGQKGAKGDSLELSVYMERFRGDPGTPGINGIFGPPGNPGWQGNRGIPGPKGPTGPPGPRGPKGTMTKVLKGLRGEQGDIGPPGPPGNSTHQHTLPPYGPSGPPGPKGLKGEIGDRADNKGETGIMGFPGPRGESGLDGSPGARGDVGDPGPKGRDGLKGVRGDAGLLISSDTSWPWSSTGGPTGPPGEQGPEGERGPVGDQGIPGPPGRPVYDTQQQMWQLLGPFGFKGQQGDPGSPAVSAGPPGASGRPGDRGPPGPKGTWAEYFKGAPGGRGRPGNAGYKGVKGDHGECECSVANSLPGPPGPAGEPGDAGMTGEFGQEGDVGDPGPHGEDGFPGPAGLSGVPGPKGQKGADTVATQKGYSGDHGVPGPNGLLGVPGTPGQDGLPGFPGRQGLPGEAPSRLRGDKGFPGLPGRPGVAGQAGEPGQDLTGIKGQRGLPGDDGITGYEGVPGTPGSPGGCRPRGDGAQVDVTGSCDPIPGPPGLPGAPGPTGLAGVPGFPGQKGVHGPLGEPGEKGETGEQGIGGHPGPSGFAGPRGDLGSPGRKGSLGVPGFPGVSGRHGSQGEKGVHGEILGASPGSPGDPGLPGFRGKKGHSGEPGEPGYPGMPGMPGMIGIKGERGPSGLQGEEGRPGPAGKYGYPGDPGRAGPPGPPGVTGQPGLTGERGSEGDQGPPGPIGLKGVPGTFGADGAPGEYGPSGNPGQPGADGRPGLPGMKGYKGSTGMEGFDGMRGDIGVKGFGGFIGEPGVLGQVGPKGMTGNRGAKGDRGLRGPPGDKTHIPAQIMVDMKGAKGDHGNEGTQGFTGQRGSKGLPGVPGSGGYHGLPGDPSNEKGVQGDPGAQGLPGLKGMPGLTGNRGITGFDGMTGKKGLKGSPGAYGASGDIGRKGIKGERGPRIDLPGVPGLRGEHGFEGDLGQKGLIGNPGERGTPGFDGIEGRNGVSGDPGIPGNTGTDGQKGTPGSQGQKGFPGIPGKEGLPGFPGFRGNKGFPGLKGLYGLHGLKGQKGFQGKPGLDIIGPAGESGSKGEKGEGGDPNSQPGDPGTAGLKGFQGSPGDHGQTGPPGLRGPQGPDGKPDKPGSRGDSGYVGAKGYEGFPGARGYPGVDAPPGEKGVPGGSGFPGFPGTKGFKGDQGPFGYRGSNGVSGKKGVKGEQGFMGFPGVVGVKGERGPAGPKGSTGPPGFRGFPGNQGPLPIPIRVPGERGPPGPRGIHGPQGVGGIIGPHGPPGDGGFMGPIGQKGMPGISGRPGVPGFRGGGGPMGHPGLQGREGLRGNTGVPGLPGMPGRSVSVGYLLVKHSQSEQTPMCPVGMSKLWDGYSLLYLEGQEKAHNQDLGLAGSCLPRFSTMPFLYCNPGDICYYASRNDKSYWLSTTAPLPMMPVEEGEIKPYISRCSVCEAPSVAIAIHSQDITIPQCPVGWRSLWIGYSFLMHTAAGNEGGGQSLSSPGSCLEDFRTTPFIECNGAKGTCHYFANKNSFWLTSIDQSFHTEPSSETLKAGQLLSRISRCQVCMKNL; this is encoded by the exons GGTCTTCCCGGGCCTCTTGGTCCTCAGGGCCCTCATGGACCTCCAGGGAGAGCAGGTGATCCAGGCATCCAAGGGCCAAAGGGGGAGAAGGGTGACCATGGCCGTGGTGGTATCATCGGTCCTAAAGGAAGTGTG GGAATGACCGGCGTACCTGGGTTTTCTGGAAATGATGGCATTCCT GGTCACCCAGGACAAGCCGGACCCAGGGGGAAGCCAGGTGCTGACGGCTGTAACGGGACACATGGAGATTCAGGGTCACCAGGGCAACATGGCTACAACGGCTCACCTGGTTTTCCT GGACAACCCGGACAGAAGGGAGCCAAGGGAGACTCTCTGGAGCTGAGTGTGTACATGGAGCGTTTCAGG GGAGATCCAGGCACCCCAGGGATCAACGGAATATTT GGGCCTCCAGGGAATCCCGGATGGCAGGGTAACAGAGGCATCCCAGGGCCAAAG GGTCCCACAGGTCCTCCAGGTCCCCGTGGACCAAAG GGCACCATGACCAAAGTGCTAAAAGGACTCAGAGGAGAACAA GGGGACATCGGACCACCAGGGCCTCCAGGAAACTCAACTCATCAGCATACGCTGCCCCCCTACGGACCGTCG ggGCCTCCTGGACCGAAAGGACTGAAAGGAGAAATAGGAGATCGG GCTGACAACAAAGGAGAAACTGGTATAATGGGATTTCCTGGACCTCGG GGTGAATCTGGTCTAGATGGGAGTCCTGGAGCGAGG GGTGATGTCGGTGATCCAGGTCCAAAAGGCAGAGACGGTCTTAAG GGAGTCAGAGGTGACGCAGGACTGCTGATTTCATCAGACACCAGTTGGCCTTGGTCTTCAACAG GTGGTCCTACTGGTCCTCCTGGTGAGCAGGGTCCAGAAGGCGAGAGGGGCCCAGTTGGAGACCAAGGCATCCCCGGACCCCCAGGACGGCCAGTTTACGACACACAGCAACAAA tgtggcAATTACTCGGGCCATTTGGATTCAAGGGCCAGCAAGGGGATCCAGGAAGCCCTGCTGTCAGTGCAGGACCCCCAGGCGCCAGTGGTCGCCCAGGGGACAGGGGCCCTCCAGGACCCAAAGGAACAT GGGCTGAGTACTTCAAGGGGGCCCCCGGTGGGAGAGGCAGGCCCGGCAATGCAGGCTATAAAGGAGTGAAAG GAGATCATGGGGAATGTGAATGCTCCGTTGCAAACTCTCTCCCGGGGCCACCTGGTCCTGCTGGTGAACCTGGTGACGCTGGGATGACCGGAGAGTTTGGTCAGGAGGGTGACGTAGGAGACCCAGGTCCCCATGGAGAAGACGGATTCCCT GGACCTGCTGGACTCAGTGGTGTGCCAGGCCCAAAAGGTCAAAAAGGGGCAGATACTGTGGCCACACAGAAAG GATATTCTGGAGACCATGGGGTTCCTGGGCCAAATGGCTTGCTGGGAGTACCGGGTACTCCAGGCCAAGACGGTTTGCCTGGTTTCCCCGGGCGCCAAGGTCTTCCA GGAGAAGCTCCCAGCAGACTACGTGGAGACAAAGGTTTCCCAGGTCTGCCTGGTCGACCTGGTGTAGCTGGACAAGCGGGAGAACCAGGCCAAGACCTTACAGGCATCAAAGGCCAACGTGGTTTGCCTGGTGATGACGGCATCACAGGTTACGAGGGAGTTCCAGGAACACCTGGCAGCCCAG GCGGCTGTAGACCAAGAGGAGATGGAGCACAGGTGGATGTAACAG gTTCTTGCGATCCTATTCCAGGACCTCCAGGGCTGCCTGGCGCTCCAGGACCCACAGGGCTAGCAGGTGTTCCAG GTTTTCCGGGCCAAAAAGGAGTACATGGTCCACTTGGAGAACCTGGAGAGAAAGGCGAAACAGGAGAACAAGGCATAGGAGGCCACCCAGGACCATCAG GTTTTGCCGGACCTCGTGGAGACTTGGGATCTCCTGGCAGGAAAGGTTCATTAGGGGTCCCTGGATTTCCTGGTGTGTCCGGCCGGCACGGGTCACAAGGTGAAAAGGGTGTTCATGGAGAGATCCTGGGAGCATCTCCAGGATCCCCGGGTGATCCGGGGCTGCCTGGGTTTCGAGGAAAAAAAGGCCATAGTGGTGAACCAGGAGAACCAGGCTATCCAG GAATGCCTGGCATGCCTGGCATGATAGGCATCAAGGGTGAGAGGGGCCCTTCAGGCCTGCAGGGGGAGGAAGGTAGACCTGGGCCAGCAGGCAAATATGGCTACCCTGGTGATCCGGGGAGAGCAGGTCCACCTGGGCCACCTGGTGTTACTGGACAGCCAG GGTTAACTGGAGAGAGGGGAAGTGAAGGAGACCAAGGCCCTCCGGGTCCAATAGGATTAAAAGGCGTCCCAGGGACATTTGGTGCTGATGGTGCCCCTGGAGAGTATGGCCCATCAGGTAACCCAGGACAGCCTGGTGCCGATGGGCGGCCAGGACTTCCAGGAATGAAAG GATACAAAGGGTCTACCGGCATGGAAGGCTTTGATGGGATGAGGGGTGATATAGGCGTGAAGGGCTTCGGCGGGTTTATAGGAGAACCCGGAGTCCTCGGCCAAGTTGGCCCAAAAGGAATGACGGGTAATAGAGGGGCGAAAG GTGATCGTGGTTTGAGAGGGCCACCTGGGGATAAGACTCACATCCCAGCCCAGATAATGGTTGACATGAAGGGAGCCAAGGGAGACCATGGAAACGAAGGAACTCAAGGTTTCACCGGGCAAAGAG GTTCTAAGGGTTTACCTGGTGTGCCGGGCTCCGGGGGATATCATGGTCTTCCTGGAGACCCCAGCAATGAGAAAGGTGTCCAAGGAGATCCAGGTGCACAGGGGCTGCCAGGGTTGAAAGGAATGCCAGGCCTAACTGGAAATCGGGGAATAACTGGTTTTGATGGAATGACTGGCAAAAAG GGACTTAAAGGAAGCCCCGGTGCGTATGGTGCGTCAGGAGACATAGGCAGAAAGGGCATCAAAG GTGAGAGAGGCCCTCGTATAGACCTTCCAGGAGTTCCTGGATTGAGAGGAGAGCATGGTTTTGAAGGAGACCTAG GCCAGAAAGGATTGATTGGAAACCCTGGGGAGAGGGGTACACCTGGTTTTGATGGTATCGAAGGGAGAAATGGAGTGTCAGGTGATCCAGGAATACCAGGAAACACAG GCACAGACGGGCAGAAGGGAACTCCTGGTAGCCAAGGTCAAAAAGGCTTTCCAGGAATTCCCGGTAAAGAAGGACTTCCAGGCTTCCCTGGTTTCAGAGGAAACAAAG GTTTCCCTGGCCTGAAGGGTCTTTACGGACTACATGGACTGAAGGGACAAAAGGGTTTCCAGGGAAAACCAG GTCTAGATATCATTGGACCGGCTGGGGAATCAGGGTCCaaaggagagaagggagagggCGGTGACCCAAACAGCCAACCAGGTGATCCTGGCACAGCCGGTCTGAAAGGCTTCCAAGGATCTCCAG GTGACCATGGTCAAACTGGACCGCCAGGACTCCGCGGCCCCCAAGGACCAGACGGGAAACCAGACAAGCCAGGATCCAGGGGGGACTCTGGCTATGTTGGAGCTAAAGGTTATGAAG GTTTCCCTGGAGCCAGAGGGTATCCTGGTGTGGATGCCCCCCCTGGAGAAAAGGGTGTACCAGGAGGAAGTGGGTTTCCTGGATTCCCTGGTACGAAAGGATTCAAAGGAGATCAAGGGCCGTTTGGATACAGGGGGTCAAATGGTGTTTCTGGGAAGAAAG gGGTGAAAGGAGAGCAAGGATTCATGGGATTTCCTGGTGTGGTTGGTGTGAAGGGAGAACGAGGACCAGCTGGTCCCAAAGGGAGCACTGGACCTCCAG GTTTTCGTGGGTTCCCAGGCAACCAGGGTCCTCTTCCAATTCCCATCAGAGTCCCAGGAGAGAGGGGCCCTCCAGGACCACGGGGTATCCATGGACCACAGGGGGTTGGAGGGATCATAGGGCCACATGGGCCCCCTGGGGATGGAG GTTTCATGGGACCCATTGGACAGAAGGGCATGCCTGGGATTTCTGGTAGACCAGGGGTGCCTGGATTCCGTGGAGGTGGCGGACCAATGGGCCACCCCGGTCTGCAAGGCAGGGAAG GCCTCCGCGGCAACACTGGTGTCCCTGGGCTGCCTGGTATGCCGGGCCGCAGCGTCAGCGTGGGTTACTTGCTAGTGAAACACAGTCAGTCGGAACAGACGCCCATGTGTCCCGTGGGCATGTCTAAACTATGGGACGGATACAGTCTGCTGTACCTTGAGGGCCAGGAAAAGGCACACAACCAGGATCTGG GTCTGGCTGGCTCCTGCCTCCCACGGTTCAGCACCATGCCCTTCCTGTACTGTAACCCTGGAGACATTTGTTACTACGCCAGCAGGAATGATAAGTCCTACTGGCTGTCGACGACCGCTCCTCTTCCTATGATGCCTGTAGAAGAGGGAGAAATCAAACCGTACATCAGCCGCTGCTCAGTGTGCGAAGCTCCATCAGTTGCCATCGCAATCCACAGCCAGGACATCACCATCCCACAGTGTCCCGTGGGCTGGCGCAGCCTGTGGATCGGCTACTCCTTCCTCATG cacacagcagcaggaaatgaAGGCGGAGGTCAGTCCCTGTCGTCGCCAGGCTCCTGCCTGGAGGACTTCCGCACAACACCGTTCATTGAGTGTAACGGGGCCAAAGGCACATGCCACTACTTTGCAAACAAGAACAGTTTCTGGCTAACCTCCATAGATCAGTCGTTCCACACTGAGCCTTCATCGGAGACGCTCAAAGCAGGCCAGCTCCTGTCACGCATCAGCCGCTGCCAGGTCTGCATGAAGAATTTGTGA